The genomic region TGGGAACGATGAGATAGGACGCCTTGGTCTAACCGGTCCGACGCGTCGGACCCGTCGGACGAGTTCTTGAGGAGGGACGATGAACATTCACGAATTCCAGGCGAAGCAGGTCTTGCAGAAGTACGGGGTGCCGGTGCCCCGGGGGATCGTCTGCTCCACGCCCGACGAGGTGGAGAAGGCGGCCGGCGAGCTCGGGACCCCGGTGG from Thermodesulfobacteriota bacterium harbors:
- a CDS encoding ATP-grasp domain-containing protein, which encodes MNIHEFQAKQVLQKYGVPVPRGIVCSTPDEVEKAAGELGTPV